One Oryzias latipes chromosome 21, ASM223467v1 genomic window, ACATACacaaatgaacacacacatgcacgcagacacatgaaaaacatgacacaaaaaaaacatgcacgcacaaacacatgcacacacaaaaaacatgcataCGCAGAAATCCATAGAAATAGACTAAAAGTATCTCAGATTCAGAAGATATATTTTATAAGAGTACTTATATTTGGTACACAAGATTATCTGTACCAGAGCTTGGTTAATATTTATGTTACCTGTCACAATATATTCAAAACAACATGTGTTTGACGCAATGGTTTGCACTTTAGTGTTTAAAATTTTGAAagctccaatttttttttttttataattgcaaatggtaaaaatgtattatgaaatataaaagtataaagtaaaaaataaataacataataataaaacaataaatgtaaaaaaaactgttagctGCACTATTAggtataaaacaataaaatgtaatatactgaactaaataaaTTACATAATATGTAAATTAAGGGTGATTGCTTTGTCTCATTATATCATttgtgttaataaaaaaagattatcaTGTTAAATTGCTCCCACATAAAATAcagacaatttttttgtttttccttcatctaaaacagaaatgatgtttgcataaaaacacCCAGTAGATGTCAGTATATCTTCAGAGAACTTAAACCAAGTATATCCTTCTTGAGTGTAGTGCTGTGAATCCTGGGAGTCTGGTCAGGGTTGTGGTTTGAATTTCTAAAGTAAATAGAGACTTTTTCTCAGAGTGTGTTTTACACTGATGTGATAAACCGATGTGGGATTTCTCGAGTTGTGCTCATATACGGCTCCATTTACTTTGGTATGAGCATCGACCAGATCAGCTTTCCTGTCAAAATCAGAGACAACCACAGTTTAGCCAATGAGATGTATAATGATTGTTGAAATTGATTCCTGactgtttttcttcaaacctTATTCTGGCATTTTCCAACGCTGCAGTCAGAGTCCTGAGATAAACAGAGTGATGCCCTCCCTGGTCCAGCTGACTGACATCTGTCAAGCAGTGACTCCAGAACATGTCTGCTTCTGATGGGATGTAACTCGATGTCAACGGTCCATTGCAGCCATCTATCTCTATATCCCCATCTCGATGCTCAATACGGTCACAGGACCCCCCTTCATCAAGGCTGTAGGTCTGGATGAAGAAGAGTTTGGGCTTGCCAGCTAACATGGGGCAAGCATTGCCAGTGAAGCTTTGCCTCACGTGGTCCAGGGACACCCCCATGCCATACGAATCTATGCCCAGTAGATGATTAGCCGTACCACGGCTAATAATACAGCAGACGAAAGCATCGCCTTTCAGGTTCTGCTCTTGTTTTAGTATCTCGGTGAGACATGAAATAATTTGTTTGCCACCCAGTAAGGGATGGAGAACCACATTAAAATGAAGAGCCTTAAAGGTCTGCTCCAACATTCCTGAGGGAACaagcaaagatgaaaaaaaaaaagggtttcggactttaaaaacagaaatccttCATAAAAATTCCCATCAAAACATGCAAAAGTGTTTACTACATACTTGTATACAAAACAATTTCTGATGATTCTATTAGCAGACTCTTCTACTTATTTTCTCAAAGAAATTTGGCTGTACTTGTCCAATTCACAGAAATGATCCAACTGCTTTACCTACGATTTATTGGAgatattattttcatttattgcaaatttgcaaaaaacaaatgcattgtTCGTAAACTCTAACCCAAACCAAACAATGctaaaaaatgttgcatttaaacacataaatagaggttatttgacaaaaataaatttgtgaGAATCTTTATTTTGTGGAGgaataaacttttcaaaaagttcagactcaaaaaaaaaaaggcaaaatagaacaaaaaataaatatttttttacctttacctTTTCTACCTTTatggaaggtagaaaagtaaacgccttctttaaaaaaacattttttagactaTTTTGTTTGTGACATGACCAAACTTCAAATTGTGAAAAATATCTGTACAGTCTATTTGTAATAATTATCTACAGTAACAATTGTCTTTAGAAGACCCCAGAAGTCAGAGGGAATCTCTGTGTGCAAGGGACAAGACTGAAAACCAAGATTGGAGGCTGGGAATAATTGAGTCTACTTGCAGGActggattcaattcaattttgccagtgcaaaaaggcaaaacagaaacaaaaagcatCTTCTAAACCTCTCTGGGGAGGCGTTtacaggcatgtcccactgagCAGAGACCcaagggaagacccaggacataccagagagactacatctctgggctggcctgggaacgcctcaggATTCCCCCAGAAAAGCTGGAGGAAGTGAAGTCTGGGTATAggtgcttagactgctgcccccacacTCACCACCATGGATAAGTGGAGTAAATAGGATCGATATTGGAGAGGGAAAAGGCATGTTGGATGCTCTGGTTGCATGTTCTTTAGATAAGCGCTTGCACAATTGAGTTAAAAAGGCAACTGCCTTCAGTACTCATGGCTAGACCTTTATGGCTTtatgaacctttttttattttttaacaaataaacctCTATTTGGATGTAAAAAGccagtaattttgtttttatttgctttttaacttGAATTCTAAcaattttctaaaatttttgcaTGTGTAGTTTTCTCTAAAATAACTTACCAAGACTAATTCCCATTTAATATagataacttttaaaaaaaaagtggcgtTTGAAGGAAGCCAACCTGAAGACAGCTGTTTTCGCGTTTCATGTTGTCTGGAActacacatttttctttcatttcctttttttactgaACTGGAATTTTTAAGTTTGTTCAGTGAAACCACAAATTCAACCTTTTTAGAATAACCGTTACATGTCTACTGGGAAACAGACGCACCATTCCAATTCTTGCTTTTTGTGtagagaacttttttttaatgctcataAGTATTTGTGTCTCACCTTGATCAAAACCCACACAGTCTATGATCACACACAGTCCTCTCGGCTTGCTGTTCAAGCTGTATTGCTCAAGCTGACTCTGAAATGTGAACAAATATTTGACAAATTACCATTTtatgtggttttaacatgttgaaatgatcaAGAAAGGGTAATACTAGAGTGGAAATTTACCGTAGTGCTTGGTTGTCTGCATTCAGATGTTGGTGGGCTTTCTCTGACTGTTGTGAGAGAGTGACATGATAATTAAGGGCATACAAACCCAAATACCCTACATTTACTCTGGGGCTTTCCAACTGTAATGTTGTAACTGAAAAGCCCCACTAAAATACTGTAATTAGACACTGTCCATGTTTTGACTTTGACTATTTTGTTGTTCTAACAACATCTCTGTCATAAACACATTATTTAGCTGTCATGTGTCTCACCTATGTTTATGGCCTTTCCTTGCCTTCTTTCCTAAATAGggcacaacaaaagaaaatgttttatcaaAAGTATTCAATTATGAGAGTACAAATGTTGAAGAAATGTTGTGTTACTTACAGAGGTTTTACTACTTTGCTGATGAGGTGAATGATGGTCACATCTCTGAGCTGAAAATTGCATAAACAAACATTGGTAAcaaagaattaaagaaaattgtttcttttttaggtgaAATCAGTAATTATTGTTAGTttataacaaaaacaatcaaaaaaaactttgtataAAAGTATTTGACTCATTgttaatatataaatatagtCAATACTGATTAAttagatgttttaaaaacagagcGCGGCTCATTTACCGGTTCTCATAGACCTACTACAATGAAAATtgtcctcatgatggaggacatatttaaagaaagttgagttgctgagtatttctttgttcaaatcattgtgaatcaggagcagatgaaaaaatgccgttggTAAAAGCTTGTAGCTCTGACGTAAAACCCactacagcaagccacaagctccataCTCCCAGCAATTCGGATGCATctacaaatagatccatgtacgtctttgttttccatccGAGCTGACgtttgactcaaaactgtacggctggatagctccaatattgcttgccatttttgctgcaccggtaTTGTGAAGTTGGGGGTGTTGGGGGATGTGAGCTAGAGGGTGAGAGTGTAACACATGGATGATGGGTATGGAGGGTGGGCTTACTTCACACCAACGTCCCGCCCACACTCAGAGGTGAGTTTTCTAATAAAtgcctgtcgctctgcagaaattatggattttttttgattttgcctaaaaactgcataatactAAATAAAGAGCACTTGGAAATGCttatgaaataaattaaaagatgttcagattgggtctttaaatacCCTCCCTCTTACACTTCCTCTTACTCTCCCACTTCCTAGTTTCCCATCAGTCATTCTCCCCATAGCCCAAACTTCCTATTTCAAACTAAGCACAAGTAATTTTTCTATAACAATGCATACCGTACCTGTCTTTTTATATGTGGATACTTTTTTGGCAAGGTCGATCCTGCAAATGTTCCTCAAGCACTCCTCAACCATGTCCACTCTCTCTGGGGAAACTAAATCAAGTTTCTCAAGTTCAACGATCACGTCCAAGAAACTCTGCAGTGGGAAAGTAATGggggaaaaacaacagctttttcaGAGTGAAAGTGCATAATGACAAAGGTTTtccacacacgcactcacactTTCCATTCACGTCTATTGACCTAGTGGAAATCCGTCTTCTCTACCTTTGCATCCCTTTTCTCACGTGGCAATGTTGTGCTTAATAAGAACAATATCTGTTCTAAGTCTTCTGTGTCTAGATCTTCACTTATGTTGGCCATCAGtactctgcaaaaacaaacaaaaaaataaaataaagaattacCTAACAAACAAGCAGGCATGCATAAAACAAGACACTAAAGGTTTTACCTGAATTTTGAGAGAACTTGTCTGTTTTCCAGAGTCTGTTCTACTGCATTCCTGCTCAGAGTAAAGAGCTCCTTCAAAATGTCATATCTGCCCATGCGCCAAATGACCTCTGCTAGGAACTGGCTGGCATTGTCGTGGCAAGTAACTTGGAGTTTTAGAGTCTCCCTCACGGACTGTACACTACTGTCTGCGCTCGTGCTGTCACACAGGAAAAGCAACTTTCTGCATTCACTACTACTCAGCGCCTCAACTATTTTGTTGATGTAGTAAAGATGATTACGTTGATGATCCAAAGCAGCCATCGGTACGGAAGCAGCCTGGTGACGGAAAACAgaataatagagtatttaaaaaaatgtatctaaacTGTAGACTGACTAATTTAACGGGGCTAGATCAAACCACGGTCGTTTATGATAATTCCTATCAGCTCAAAGTCCATAAACATCCAAACGCGATAACCGGAAGTCCCCTGGTTTaacgtaaaaataaaagtagccTTCAGCTGTAAAAACATTAAGTAGAAAAGAAACAGACGGAGTCTCATAGAGCCTACATATAAACGTAGGCTTGTTACGAGCTTTTAAGAAGTAACCCCCAGTCCGGAAAGTACCGTCGTGACGAAATTgaaactgaaacttaaaaaaaagaagaagatttttttaaagctatagAAATAAtggtctttattttttcatcttcaaaacCAACACAATTATCTTATAAATATCTATattatttcagaaaaatgtcacacgTATATGTCACAAATTAAGTTAATGTTAAAAGCAAATAAGACATatattagcatttttcttacatAATTATTAAGAACAATCAAATAAGCAACATGGTTTTTGCTATGCAAGTGCATATTTGATGTACTTCATGGAGCAAAATCCtgttatttgtattattttatttgatccatagattttacatatatatattatttggATATAGATTTGTCGGATGATTTTACATAAACcaagttcaattttattttttatatttgcctTAATGATTTCTACCTTAGCACGAAGATGATTTTAGTCACACGATGTACCAAACCAACGACTGTGTGTTTTCCAATTGTTTTGAACGCATCAGCAACCATGTCCGCCAAGCCCAGCCAATCGCGTTGCGCCCTGGTTCGGCATCCTTGCAGTGTTGGGAGATGACTTAAACCTGTGCGGTTCACAGCAAACGGTAGGGCTGAAAGACACCTTCGAAAGCCGAGTGACCACCCAGGGAAAATAGTGACCCCGCTTAGTTCATGTACAGACGTTTCGGTTACTGTCCCACATGTATCCGTTGATAAAGTGAGTATCATTTTCGTGGCTGAGAGAAATTCATTTTGTGACTTTAAGGTTGGGACTGACTTGGAATATTATCAGTACAGGTTGTAACTTGTGTTGGTGTCTATGTGCAAAACTAGAGGGCTATCAATATCAGTGTCGCCAAGTGGAGCATACATTTAACCGGAGACCACCATGTCCCATTGATGTTGCCTGGCTTTTTAAAAGTGGGTTTGGCCTGGTCAcgactgttaaaaaaagaaaaagaaaaagacgaaGATGCCCGCCAGCTGCTTACAAGAAGAGGCATGTTAGCGGCTGCAAGCTCTGCTAACGTGGTGACGCTAAGCTCGGTGCACAGGTTAGAGCCGTCGTGGCAAATATGAAAAAACGTTAGCTAGCCTTAATCAACTGGCTAACAACAGCTTTCATTTCGGAAAACTGGTTAGCTTTTGAAGCTCAGGACAACGAGGTTCCTCGTTTTCCCAGTGAAATGTAAATATCTtagtttattgtttgtattaCGAGATACATCATGTATCTGTACGGAGTGACTTCCAGTCGAACTCCTCATAACGTTTCTGCtattaataaatgaaaattgttttattttgaaatattgatcGGAAGTCACAAATATGTTACACTTCAAGGAATTGAAGTATATATACGTTTTTCGCTTGATGCTTGACTCAAGTGCTTCTAAATTTCTTTGCAGTGTAATCTTACTCTGCTTTCTATCAACTGATGTGTTTATACCTGGTCTCATGTTAAAACAGTCGATGTTGGCTGTTAGTGTGTGAATTATTCAACGTATCGTGTCTCTGACTGGGAGCCTGTGACGGGAGAACGGTCATTCCGGTGGCTTTCATGGCTTCCTTTTATTAGGAAAGGTGAGCTTGGATTATGGACTCGTTTGTAATGTTGGCACACACAGTGACAGAGCGTATCCTTGTCAATCAATGGATCAGCTTAATTTTGAATAAGGTTTTCCATGGTTGGGTGGAACAGCTGTTTATAAGTTAGCCACAGTTTGAACAAATCACTTTTTGGTCTCTGTGACAATAATACTACCTTAATACAAGAAATGATTCAATGTCAGTGATGTCAGTTACATTCTGTCAGGTTgtgatgtttctttctttcatttagcTTTGAAGGCCCACTCAAATCACAAACAAATagcgttttttgtgtgtttttaacacgttcttatGTGATTTTTCTCTTAATGGAGGATATGTAAGaagattaagcttaaaattgcatttctaatcatttctttattatgaatcaggagcagatgtaaAACTGCCATTccaaaaaagcctggagcagtgACGAAGGTGCTACAGtctctccctgctccgctccattccgatctgtccacttgcagacaaatggatccagatacgtctttgttttcctggtccaagctggcatctggcttaaaactgtacggctggatagctccgacattgcttgccatttttgttgcaccggtaaaaTGAGGGTGGGTTTgaaaggggctgtaagctatagAGGGTGTAAAAGATTATGGGAAATGAGTGAAGGCTTTCTCCATGCCAACAGAACTCTGaggtgaaattctaatgaaccactgctgctctgcagaaactatgtcctagaaaacaaaagttttttttctttttcttaattttataccaaaacagcataattataacttaaaaaaaagccactgggaatgcttttagaattgatcaaaagatgacttgAGTGTGACTTTAAATTCTGTCAGGTTGTGTTCTTTCTTTCTAACGTTCTTGTAGCTTTAACCTCTTTACGTGTAGTCACAGGGCCCTAGTAAAGCAGAATTCACTACTTTGCATCAGTGATAATCCAACAATGATCCAAAATAATAAGCCCTAGCTGAAATATTGGTGTATAATCAGATAAATGTATAGGGCTAAAAGTTGAGATTGTTCCATGCCGTCTCCTGCACTCCCTCTTTTGCTGTATCTGCCACCGTCTGTTTTGGGACCAGACTATCATAAAGCTACGGCCTATTTTAGACTGAAACTCCCATTTACCCATTTAAGTTGTTTCTATCTGCAGGAGCTCAGTGCCTTTGGTGAGACGACATTCTTTCAGTGTGTTTATTGTATTTGTAGTTCTCCAAAAGGGTGTAACTACAGGGCTCCTACAGACTTATCTGCATTTAAGATGTCTCAAGATATAGTCCGTCTTTGTTTAGTGCATTTCTTCTATCTCAGTGTTCTATTTCACATGAAAggtgtttaattttttacattctttcataAAGTCATAGGCAACATAAACAAATCTGTTTGGACAGCTGGCAAGTAATCTGTATATGAaagataaaatacaaattttcaaCCGCAGCCATTGCATAACACCACAGCAAAATGCCAAAGTGCATGTTGTGACTAATCAATTGATCTAGAGGGGACACAGCTACATATCACTGTTTCATCTACAAACACTAGCTGAGGAACAAACAATATAATGGGACACCTGCCCTGCCTCATGCTGTTGGGGTAAAACATGACAATAGTACTTAATCTGGAGAGGTGTCCTT contains:
- the cflar gene encoding CASP8 and FADD-like apoptosis regulator → MAALDHQRNHLYYINKIVEALSSSECRKLLFLCDSTSADSSVQSVRETLKLQVTCHDNASQFLAEVIWRMGRYDILKELFTLSRNAVEQTLENRQVLSKFRVLMANISEDLDTEDLEQILFLLSTTLPREKRDAKSFLDVIVELEKLDLVSPERVDMVEECLRNICRIDLAKKVSTYKKTAQRCDHHSPHQQSSKTSERRQGKAINIVRESPPTSECRQPSTTSQLEQYSLNSKPRGLCVIIDCVGFDQGMLEQTFKALHFNVVLHPLLGGKQIISCLTEILKQEQNLKGDAFVCCIISRGTANHLLGIDSYGMGVSLDHVRQSFTGNACPMLAGKPKLFFIQTYSLDEGGSCDRIEHRDGDIEIDGCNGPLTSSYIPSEADMFWSHCLTDVSQLDQGGHHSVYLRTLTAALENARIRKADLVDAHTKVNGAVYEHNSRNPTSVYHISVKHTLRKSLYLL